In Streptomyces sp. NBC_00878, a single window of DNA contains:
- the hemQ gene encoding hydrogen peroxide-dependent heme synthase has product MSDDAPTTGPARTPNAGKKAKDLNEVIRYTLWSVFKLRDVFPEDAARAGYADEVQELFDQLAAKDVTVRGTYDVSGLRADADLMIWWHAETADQLQEAYNLFRRTKLGRALEPVWSNMALHRPAEFNRSHVPAFLADETPRDYISVYPFVRSYDWYLLPDEDRRRMLADHGKMARGFPDVRANTVASFSLGDYEWILAFEADELYRIVDLMRHLRASEARMHVREEVPFYTGRRKSVAELVAGLA; this is encoded by the coding sequence ATGAGTGACGACGCCCCCACCACCGGCCCGGCCAGGACTCCGAACGCCGGCAAGAAGGCCAAGGACCTGAACGAGGTCATCCGCTACACCCTCTGGTCCGTGTTCAAACTGCGCGACGTGTTTCCCGAGGACGCCGCGCGCGCCGGGTACGCGGACGAGGTCCAGGAGCTCTTCGACCAGCTCGCCGCCAAGGACGTCACGGTCCGCGGCACGTACGACGTGTCCGGGCTGCGCGCCGACGCCGACCTCATGATCTGGTGGCACGCCGAGACCGCCGACCAGCTCCAGGAGGCGTACAACCTCTTCCGCCGTACGAAGCTGGGCCGTGCGCTGGAGCCGGTCTGGTCGAACATGGCGCTGCACCGGCCGGCGGAGTTCAACCGCTCGCACGTCCCGGCGTTCCTCGCCGACGAGACGCCGCGCGACTACATCAGCGTGTACCCCTTCGTGCGCTCCTACGACTGGTACCTGCTGCCCGACGAGGACCGCCGTCGGATGCTCGCCGACCACGGCAAGATGGCGCGCGGCTTCCCGGACGTGCGTGCCAACACGGTCGCCTCGTTCTCGCTCGGCGACTACGAGTGGATCCTCGCCTTCGAGGCGGACGAGTTGTATCGCATCGTGGACCTCATGCGGCACTTGCGGGCGTCCGAGGCGCGGATGCATGTGCGGGAAGAGGTGCCGTTCTATACCGGGCGCCGTAAGTCTGTTGCTGAGCTGGTCGCCGGGCTCGCGTAA
- a CDS encoding DUF692 domain-containing protein, with amino-acid sequence MKHLGTGIGWRPEIADAVERMPGIDWVEAVAENVCPGHLPESLVRLRERGVTVVPHGVSLGLGGADRPAEEKLAELAATAEALGSPLVTEHIAFVRAGGALTASPRLEAGHLLPVPRTRDALDVLCENIRIAQEALPVPLAVENIAALISWPGEEMTEGQFLYDLVDRTGVRLLIDVANLHTNHVNRGEDPAKALDELPVEAIAYVHVAGGFERDGVWHDSHAHAVPPAVLAILADLSSRVRPPGVLLERDENFPAPAELERELMVIRETVEKGAAQQPPRVGTPDSGDQRGSSVQESSDDQESSGAPKSSGAPQDSGAPRTSDAPQEPSASTDPARQRLALAQAALLSALVAGTPVPEGFDGTRLSVQARALAGKRADVVAKVAPELPEILAGAYRKAFLAYAHVHPMTDGYRRDALDFAEHLLLNGRLEDADVRRRLSHWWLERSGPAPLSQHPAARLARATRRVLLRR; translated from the coding sequence ATGAAGCACTTGGGTACGGGAATCGGGTGGCGGCCGGAGATCGCCGACGCCGTGGAGCGCATGCCCGGCATCGACTGGGTCGAGGCCGTCGCGGAGAACGTGTGCCCGGGGCATCTCCCCGAGTCGCTGGTGCGGCTGCGCGAGCGCGGTGTCACGGTCGTTCCGCACGGGGTGTCGCTCGGGCTCGGCGGCGCCGACCGCCCCGCCGAGGAGAAGCTCGCCGAACTGGCGGCCACCGCCGAGGCCCTCGGCTCCCCGCTGGTCACCGAACACATCGCGTTCGTCCGCGCGGGCGGGGCGCTCACCGCCTCGCCACGCCTGGAGGCCGGGCATCTGCTGCCCGTCCCCCGCACCCGGGACGCCCTCGACGTCCTCTGCGAGAACATCCGCATCGCCCAGGAGGCGCTGCCCGTGCCGCTCGCGGTGGAGAACATCGCGGCGCTGATCTCCTGGCCGGGCGAGGAGATGACCGAGGGACAGTTCCTGTACGACCTGGTCGACCGCACCGGCGTACGCCTCCTCATCGACGTGGCCAACCTTCACACCAATCACGTCAACCGAGGCGAGGACCCCGCCAAGGCCCTGGACGAGCTGCCCGTCGAGGCCATCGCGTACGTCCATGTCGCCGGCGGCTTCGAGCGCGACGGTGTCTGGCACGACAGCCACGCCCACGCCGTGCCGCCGGCCGTCCTCGCGATCCTCGCCGACCTGTCCTCCCGGGTCCGCCCGCCCGGCGTACTCCTGGAGCGCGACGAGAACTTCCCGGCACCGGCCGAGCTGGAGCGGGAGCTGATGGTGATTCGCGAGACGGTGGAGAAGGGGGCGGCACAGCAGCCGCCTCGCGTCGGCACACCGGATTCCGGCGATCAGCGGGGTTCCAGCGTTCAGGAGAGTTCTGACGATCAGGAGAGTTCCGGTGCTCCGAAGAGTTCCGGTGCCCCGCAGGATTCCGGTGCCCCGCGGACTTCTGATGCCCCGCAGGAGCCGTCAGCGTCCACCGACCCCGCCCGTCAGCGGCTCGCCCTCGCGCAGGCGGCCCTGTTGTCCGCACTCGTCGCCGGGACGCCCGTGCCCGAGGGCTTCGACGGGACCCGGCTGTCGGTGCAGGCCCGGGCGCTGGCGGGCAAGCGGGCCGATGTCGTCGCCAAGGTCGCTCCGGAGCTGCCGGAGATCCTGGCGGGGGCGTACCGGAAGGCGTTCCTCGCGTACGCGCACGTCCACCCGATGACCGACGGCTACCGGCGGGACGCGCTGGACTTCGCCGAGCATCTGCTGCTGAACGGCCGGCTGGAAGACGCGGACGTACGGCGGCGGTTGAGCCACTGGTGGCTGGAGCGCTCGGGCCCCGCCCCGCTGTCGCAGCACCCGGCGGCCCGGCTGGCCCGCGCCACGCGCCGGGTACTGCTGAGGCGTTGA
- a CDS encoding TIGR04222 domain-containing membrane protein, translating into MFWVLLLLLAWAAAGMTCTRLCLASVRAAAVDETDRLHGRGLTLYEAAFLSGGPARVADLTLVSMARQRRLLLAHTGWATVVDPRGRDEMECSVLGAIGPDGQSRIAPVRTTAAAAECVRALADGLVAAGLAVPDGARTTVAGAVRQVRAAAAAVLVLGGVALLMPSQAQENRALVAIWFTLPLILTLSCLAVARIEVHPYTRWASPAGQHLLSALARRAHTDSDDRTYLTTVAVRGVRAIGEPELRAAFAHREPHA; encoded by the coding sequence ATGTTCTGGGTCCTCCTCCTGCTCCTGGCCTGGGCCGCGGCCGGCATGACCTGTACGCGTCTGTGCCTGGCCTCCGTCCGCGCCGCCGCCGTCGACGAGACGGATCGGCTGCACGGCCGCGGCCTCACGCTCTACGAGGCGGCGTTCCTGTCGGGCGGCCCCGCGCGGGTCGCCGATCTGACCCTGGTGTCGATGGCCCGCCAGCGCCGGCTGCTGCTCGCCCACACGGGCTGGGCGACCGTCGTGGACCCGCGCGGCCGGGACGAGATGGAGTGTTCGGTGCTGGGCGCGATAGGCCCGGACGGGCAGTCCCGGATCGCGCCGGTCCGTACGACCGCCGCCGCCGCGGAGTGCGTACGTGCCCTCGCCGACGGCCTTGTCGCGGCCGGCCTCGCCGTGCCGGACGGCGCCCGCACCACCGTCGCGGGCGCCGTCCGCCAGGTGCGGGCCGCCGCGGCGGCCGTGCTGGTGCTGGGCGGCGTCGCCCTGCTGATGCCTTCTCAGGCCCAGGAGAACCGGGCGCTGGTGGCCATCTGGTTCACGCTGCCCCTCATCCTCACCCTGAGCTGCCTCGCCGTCGCCCGGATCGAGGTCCACCCCTACACGCGCTGGGCGTCCCCGGCCGGCCAGCACCTGCTCAGCGCCCTGGCCCGCCGCGCACACACCGACAGCGACGACCGTACGTACCTGACCACTGTGGCCGTACGCGGCGTCCGCGCGATCGGCGAACCGGAGCTGCGGGCGGCCTTCGCGCACCGCGAGCCGCACGCCTAG
- a CDS encoding alpha/beta hydrolase, protein MRAAALYGTAGSLVLTALVASPAGSAQPRLGRSELHGTAVAAQRAAAEGIRFGNCSQEQDTPGSLQCGTVEVPLDYAHPEGKKIKLTVSRVKATGKNGKRPVPRQGSLVFNPGGPGASGMYFPLIGMIPEWKRIAAAYDLVGYAPRGVGRSAPLSCQDPKQLLKGPSQSPTYPSESYKEERIAGAKAYARGCVERSGREIRHFSSLNNARDLDVLRAALGERKLTFMGASYGTYFASLYATLFPSHVRRMVFDSAVNPDPEKVWYRNNLDQSAAFEGRWADFRAWMAKHDKVYGLGRTPEEVLRSYERARARLAAEPAGGKVGPGQLQSAFLQAGYYDDYWPHRAQALSAYLKGDPQPLIRQAGPYPEGVEERENGKAVYTAIECNDAPWPRAWHTWDRDNTRLARVAPFETWDNVWMNLPCAYWPLSRQRPLDVRTSPGELPPTLILAAERDAATPYTGALELHRRLSDSVLVTEQASGSHGIGGGSNECVNRYLDAYLLEGKLPARRATCAPHKEPGPGAPR, encoded by the coding sequence ATGCGAGCTGCCGCCCTCTACGGAACAGCCGGGTCCCTGGTTCTGACCGCCCTCGTCGCCTCCCCCGCGGGCAGCGCGCAGCCCCGCCTCGGCCGGTCCGAGCTGCACGGCACGGCGGTCGCCGCCCAGCGCGCCGCCGCCGAAGGCATCCGGTTCGGCAACTGCTCTCAGGAGCAGGACACCCCGGGCAGCCTGCAGTGCGGCACGGTGGAGGTGCCGCTCGACTACGCGCACCCCGAAGGCAAGAAGATCAAACTGACCGTCAGCCGGGTGAAGGCCACCGGCAAGAACGGCAAGCGGCCGGTTCCCCGGCAGGGCTCCCTCGTCTTCAACCCGGGCGGCCCCGGCGCCTCCGGCATGTACTTCCCGCTCATCGGCATGATCCCCGAGTGGAAGCGCATCGCGGCGGCATACGACCTGGTCGGCTACGCCCCGCGCGGGGTCGGCCGCTCCGCACCGCTCTCCTGCCAGGACCCGAAACAGCTACTGAAGGGCCCGTCCCAGTCGCCGACGTACCCCTCGGAGTCGTACAAGGAGGAGCGCATCGCCGGGGCCAAGGCGTACGCGCGCGGCTGCGTCGAGCGGTCGGGGCGCGAGATCCGGCACTTCTCCTCGCTCAACAACGCCCGCGACCTGGACGTCCTGCGCGCCGCCCTGGGCGAACGGAAGCTGACCTTCATGGGGGCCTCGTACGGCACGTACTTCGCGTCCCTGTACGCGACGCTGTTCCCCTCGCACGTACGCCGGATGGTCTTCGACTCGGCCGTGAACCCTGACCCGGAGAAGGTCTGGTACCGGAACAACCTCGACCAGTCGGCCGCCTTCGAGGGCCGCTGGGCCGACTTCCGCGCGTGGATGGCCAAGCACGACAAGGTGTACGGGCTGGGGCGCACGCCGGAGGAGGTGCTGCGCAGCTACGAGCGGGCACGGGCACGGCTCGCCGCCGAGCCCGCGGGCGGCAAGGTCGGGCCGGGCCAGCTCCAGAGCGCGTTCCTCCAGGCCGGGTACTACGACGACTACTGGCCGCATCGCGCGCAGGCGCTCTCCGCGTATCTGAAGGGCGATCCACAGCCACTGATCCGGCAGGCCGGGCCGTACCCGGAGGGCGTGGAGGAGCGGGAGAACGGCAAGGCGGTCTACACCGCCATCGAGTGCAACGACGCGCCGTGGCCGCGGGCCTGGCACACCTGGGACCGGGACAACACGCGGCTCGCGCGCGTGGCCCCGTTCGAGACCTGGGACAACGTCTGGATGAACCTGCCGTGCGCGTACTGGCCGCTGTCCCGGCAACGGCCGCTCGACGTACGCACGTCACCGGGCGAGCTGCCGCCGACACTGATCCTGGCCGCCGAACGGGACGCGGCGACGCCGTACACCGGCGCTCTGGAGCTGCACCGGCGCCTTTCGGATTCAGTACTGGTCACGGAGCAGGCATCGGGCTCGCACGGCATCGGCGGCGGGTCCAATGAGTGCGTCAACAGGTACTTGGACGCGTACTTGCTGGAGGGCAAGCTCCCGGCGCGACGCGCGACCTGCGCGCCGCACAAGGAGCCAGGTCCGGGTGCGCCCCGTTAG
- a CDS encoding DUF4142 domain-containing protein: protein MRSINSRGLFSGTGLIIAGLTATLVALIFPIWSYADRSDTGVDTLNAETVSTRFGPLSALDREFVTKVRLAGLWELPAGQQAEERGTTQAVRTAGEHLVEGHTFLDERVRDVASRLALQLPNQPNEQQREWLGTLSSARGEEYDTQFANILRAAHGKVFGLVAQVRANTRNALVRELADDANTTVLDHIEVLEATGLVDFDALARAAAAATPPPLTNAPARPGPTDSPSPPRPVSPPASPTYALPPPATSRPPEEAKPKDSKEPKESKTSQGSDRSEDKKA from the coding sequence ATGCGATCCATCAACAGCCGCGGACTGTTCAGCGGCACCGGGCTCATCATCGCGGGCCTGACGGCGACCCTCGTGGCGCTGATCTTCCCGATCTGGTCGTACGCGGACCGGTCCGACACCGGCGTGGACACGCTGAACGCCGAGACCGTGTCGACGAGATTCGGCCCGCTGTCCGCGCTGGACCGCGAGTTCGTCACCAAGGTGCGGCTCGCGGGCCTGTGGGAGCTGCCCGCCGGCCAGCAGGCCGAGGAACGCGGCACGACCCAGGCCGTCAGGACGGCGGGCGAGCACCTCGTGGAGGGCCACACGTTCCTGGACGAGCGCGTGCGCGACGTGGCCTCGCGGCTCGCCCTCCAGCTGCCCAACCAGCCCAACGAGCAGCAGCGGGAGTGGCTCGGCACGCTGAGCTCGGCACGGGGCGAGGAGTACGACACCCAGTTCGCGAACATCCTCCGCGCGGCGCACGGCAAGGTGTTCGGCCTGGTCGCCCAGGTCCGCGCGAACACCCGTAACGCGCTCGTCCGCGAACTCGCCGACGACGCGAACACCACGGTCCTGGACCACATCGAGGTCCTGGAGGCGACCGGCCTCGTCGACTTCGACGCCCTGGCCCGGGCCGCGGCCGCCGCGACCCCGCCGCCGCTCACCAACGCCCCCGCCCGGCCCGGCCCGACGGACTCCCCGAGCCCGCCCCGCCCGGTCTCCCCGCCCGCTTCGCCGACCTACGCCCTGCCGCCCCCGGCGACGAGCCGCCCGCCGGAGGAAGCCAAGCCGAAGGATTCCAAGGAGCCAAAGGAATCCAAGACGTCACAGGGCAGCGACCGGTCCGAGGACAAGAAGGCCTAG
- a CDS encoding amidohydrolase, with amino-acid sequence MTTTTTPAPGTPSATEPLTLRRVHLGAGGPLSDVRIESGLVRAVFPAGEAPRADGQSHDLDGRTLLPGLWDSHVHMVQWAGLRRRLDVSGAGSAREAAASVGERAATLPPGEPVIGHGFRDGLWPDAPHKDLLDALVPDRPALLISMDLHCAWLNSAGLALVDRGDHPTGLLREDECMRAMAQLPSAPVELTDQWVQDACVAAAARGITGIVDFEYADNIADWTRRMNSAAVPLRVAASIWPPHLEAAISRGLRTGQTLDTPGGLLEVGPFKLFTDGSLNTRTALCHEAYPGAIPGEPGSHGLEQLPPRELVSLLRRASSHGLEPAVHAIGDRANEMALDAFEAVRCHGRIEHGQLLARKDIPRFAELGVTVSIQPTHAVDDRDVADRHWAGRTDRAYAFADLLAAGAVLALGSDAPVATLDPWLTIASAVTRTGDERPPWHPEQRIPVADALAGSSLGRRLIRVGDRADLVVTDTDPLTADARTLREMPVYATLLAGAWTHGPSR; translated from the coding sequence GTGACCACCACGACCACCCCAGCGCCCGGCACCCCGTCGGCCACCGAGCCGCTCACCCTGCGCCGTGTCCACCTGGGCGCGGGCGGACCGCTGAGCGATGTCCGGATCGAGAGCGGTCTCGTCAGGGCCGTCTTCCCGGCGGGCGAAGCACCGCGCGCCGACGGGCAGAGCCACGACCTCGACGGCCGTACGCTGCTGCCGGGGCTGTGGGACTCGCACGTACACATGGTCCAGTGGGCGGGCCTGCGCCGTCGGCTCGACGTGTCCGGCGCCGGTTCGGCACGGGAGGCCGCGGCCTCGGTCGGCGAGCGGGCCGCCACCCTGCCACCCGGTGAGCCGGTGATCGGCCACGGCTTCCGCGACGGACTGTGGCCGGACGCCCCGCACAAGGACCTCCTCGACGCCCTCGTCCCGGACCGCCCCGCCCTGCTGATCAGCATGGATCTGCACTGTGCGTGGCTCAACTCGGCCGGACTCGCCCTGGTGGACCGCGGCGACCACCCCACCGGACTCCTGCGCGAGGACGAGTGCATGCGGGCCATGGCCCAACTCCCGTCCGCCCCGGTGGAGTTGACGGACCAGTGGGTACAGGACGCCTGCGTCGCCGCCGCCGCGCGCGGGATCACGGGCATCGTCGACTTCGAGTACGCCGACAACATCGCGGACTGGACACGCCGGATGAACAGCGCCGCGGTGCCGCTCCGCGTGGCGGCCTCCATCTGGCCCCCGCATCTGGAGGCGGCGATCAGCCGCGGGCTCCGCACCGGCCAGACCCTGGACACCCCCGGCGGGCTGCTGGAGGTCGGACCGTTCAAGCTGTTCACCGACGGCTCGCTCAACACGCGCACCGCGCTGTGCCACGAGGCGTACCCGGGCGCGATCCCCGGCGAGCCCGGCTCCCACGGACTGGAGCAGCTGCCGCCGCGGGAACTGGTGTCCCTGCTGCGCCGCGCCTCCTCCCACGGGCTCGAACCCGCCGTGCACGCGATCGGGGACCGCGCCAACGAGATGGCCCTCGACGCCTTCGAGGCGGTGCGCTGCCACGGCCGGATAGAGCACGGCCAGCTGCTCGCCCGCAAGGACATCCCGCGCTTCGCCGAACTGGGCGTCACCGTGAGCATCCAGCCCACCCACGCGGTGGACGACCGGGACGTCGCCGACCGGCACTGGGCAGGCCGGACCGACCGTGCGTACGCCTTCGCCGATCTGCTCGCCGCCGGGGCCGTCCTGGCGCTGGGCTCCGACGCCCCCGTCGCCACCCTCGACCCCTGGCTGACCATCGCGTCCGCCGTGACCCGGACCGGCGACGAGCGCCCGCCGTGGCACCCGGAGCAGCGGATACCGGTGGCGGACGCCCTCGCCGGTTCGTCCCTGGGGCGACGGCTGATCCGGGTCGGCGACCGGGCGGACCTGGTGGTGACCGACACCGACCCGCTCACCGCGGACGCCCGCACCCTGCGCGAGATGCCGGTGTACGCCACCCTGCTCGCCGGGGCCTGGACCCACGGCCCGTCGCGGTGA
- a CDS encoding glycoside hydrolase family 64 protein, with protein sequence MLVALVAAATVTAGLTTVGPAPRAEAAVPTTIPLEIKNTSGRGDQVYIYNIGTLLSTGQQGWADANGTFHAWPVGGQPPTPAPDASIAGPANGQTTTIRMPKFSGRVYFSYGQKLVFKLTTGGLVQPAVQNPTDPNANILFNWTEYTLNDSGLWINSTQVDMFSAPYAVGVKNTAGATKNTGHLKPGGYAGFFNALRGQPGGWANLIKTRSDGTILRALAPGHGIEAGALPSTVMNDYINRVWTKYSTSTLTVTPFANEPGTKYYGRVSGNVMNFTNGSGAVVTSFQKPDSDSIFGCYKLLDAPNDLVRGPISRTLCAGFNRSTLLTNSNQPDTSSAGFYQDVVTNHYARKIHAQMADGKAYAFAFDDVGNYESLVHDGDPQTAYITLDPFS encoded by the coding sequence ATGCTGGTCGCTCTGGTCGCCGCGGCGACCGTCACCGCGGGACTCACCACCGTGGGCCCCGCACCCCGCGCCGAAGCCGCGGTGCCCACGACCATCCCCCTGGAGATCAAGAACACCTCCGGGCGCGGCGATCAGGTGTACATCTACAACATCGGGACCCTGCTCTCGACCGGGCAGCAGGGCTGGGCCGACGCGAACGGCACGTTCCACGCCTGGCCCGTCGGCGGCCAACCGCCGACCCCCGCGCCCGACGCGTCGATCGCCGGACCGGCCAACGGCCAGACCACGACGATCCGGATGCCGAAGTTCTCCGGCCGGGTCTACTTCTCCTACGGCCAGAAGCTCGTCTTCAAGCTGACCACCGGCGGCCTCGTGCAGCCCGCGGTGCAGAACCCGACCGACCCGAACGCGAACATCCTCTTCAACTGGACCGAGTACACACTCAACGACTCCGGCCTATGGATCAACAGCACACAGGTGGACATGTTCTCGGCCCCGTACGCGGTCGGCGTCAAGAACACCGCCGGCGCCACCAAGAACACCGGTCACCTGAAGCCGGGCGGGTACGCGGGCTTCTTCAACGCCCTGAGGGGCCAGCCCGGCGGCTGGGCCAACCTCATCAAGACCCGGTCCGACGGAACCATCCTGCGCGCCCTCGCACCCGGCCACGGCATCGAGGCGGGCGCCCTGCCCAGCACAGTCATGAATGACTACATCAACCGGGTGTGGACCAAGTACTCCACCTCCACGCTGACGGTGACACCGTTCGCGAACGAGCCGGGCACCAAGTACTACGGCAGGGTCTCCGGCAACGTCATGAACTTCACCAACGGCTCCGGCGCCGTCGTCACCAGCTTCCAGAAGCCCGACTCCGACAGCATCTTCGGCTGCTACAAGCTGCTGGACGCGCCGAACGACCTGGTACGCGGCCCGATCTCCCGCACCCTGTGCGCGGGCTTCAACCGCTCCACCCTCCTGACCAACTCCAACCAGCCCGACACGAGTTCCGCGGGCTTCTACCAGGACGTGGTGACCAACCACTACGCCCGGAAGATCCACGCCCAGATGGCTGACGGCAAGGCCTACGCCTTCGCCTTCGACGATGTCGGCAACTACGAGTCGCTGGTCCACGACGGCGACCCGCAGACGGCGTACATCACGCTCGACCCGTTCAGCTGA
- the hemG gene encoding protoporphyrinogen oxidase — protein MHADTRTGTGHVVVIGGGIAGLAAAHRLVDGGVRVTVLEASDRLGGKLLPGEIAGVRVDLGAESMLARRPEAVALAREVGLADRLQPPATASASIWTRGALRPMPKGHVMGVPGDAAALSGVLSEEGLRRIERDRDLPRTEVGDDVAVGEFVAERLGREVVDRLIEPLLGGVYAGDAYRISMRSAVPQLFEAARTHTSLTEAVREIQARAARNQQAGPVFTGIEGGIGGLPLAVAESVRARGGDIVTGAPVTELRRVEGGTAGTAEADGTGPWRVVVGGVAGGRVLQADAVVVAVPAGAAAQLLGAEAPAAAAELATVEYASMALITLAYRRAEIALPVGSGFLVPPVDGRTIKASTFASQKWGWIAEEDPDIVVLRTSVGRYGETEILGRDDAGLVDVSRDDLREATGLAAEPVETRVTRWTDGLPQYPVGHHARVARIREHIGKLPGLAVCGAAYDGVGIPACIASADAAVDKVTGDRAGLTDALIANPVQSLHGGAGE, from the coding sequence ATGCACGCAGACACACGTACGGGCACGGGTCATGTCGTCGTCATCGGGGGCGGTATCGCCGGTCTGGCCGCCGCTCACCGGCTGGTGGACGGCGGGGTGCGCGTGACCGTCCTGGAGGCCTCGGACCGGCTCGGCGGGAAGCTGCTGCCCGGGGAGATCGCCGGGGTCCGGGTCGACCTCGGCGCCGAGTCGATGCTCGCCCGGCGGCCCGAGGCGGTGGCGCTCGCCCGCGAGGTGGGCCTCGCCGACCGGCTCCAGCCGCCCGCGACGGCGAGCGCCTCGATCTGGACGCGCGGGGCGCTGCGGCCCATGCCCAAGGGCCACGTCATGGGAGTCCCCGGCGATGCGGCAGCCCTTTCCGGAGTCCTCTCGGAGGAGGGCCTGCGCCGGATCGAGCGCGACCGCGACCTGCCGCGCACAGAGGTCGGCGACGACGTGGCGGTGGGGGAGTTCGTGGCGGAGCGCCTCGGCCGCGAGGTCGTCGACCGCCTCATCGAGCCCCTCCTCGGCGGGGTCTACGCGGGCGACGCGTACCGCATCTCGATGCGCTCGGCCGTCCCCCAGCTCTTCGAGGCGGCCCGCACCCACACGTCGCTGACGGAGGCCGTCCGCGAGATCCAGGCCAGGGCGGCGCGGAACCAGCAGGCGGGGCCGGTCTTCACCGGTATCGAGGGCGGCATCGGCGGACTCCCGCTCGCCGTCGCGGAGTCGGTGCGCGCGCGGGGCGGCGACATCGTCACGGGGGCACCGGTGACGGAGCTGCGGCGGGTCGAGGGCGGGACGGCCGGGACGGCTGAGGCGGACGGCACCGGGCCATGGCGCGTCGTCGTCGGTGGCGTCGCCGGTGGTCGCGTCCTCCAGGCCGACGCCGTCGTCGTGGCGGTGCCCGCCGGTGCCGCGGCCCAGCTGCTCGGCGCCGAGGCCCCGGCCGCCGCGGCCGAACTCGCGACCGTCGAGTACGCCTCCATGGCGCTGATCACCCTCGCCTACCGGCGTGCCGAAATCGCCCTCCCCGTAGGCAGCGGTTTTCTGGTGCCGCCTGTTGACGGGCGCACCATCAAGGCCTCGACGTTCGCCTCCCAGAAGTGGGGGTGGATCGCCGAGGAGGACCCGGACATCGTGGTCCTGCGCACGTCCGTCGGGCGGTACGGCGAGACGGAGATCCTCGGCCGGGACGACGCCGGCCTCGTCGACGTGTCACGGGACGACCTGCGCGAGGCCACCGGCCTGGCCGCCGAGCCCGTCGAGACCCGGGTGACCCGCTGGACCGACGGACTGCCCCAGTACCCGGTCGGGCACCACGCGCGCGTGGCCCGCATCCGTGAGCACATCGGCAAGCTGCCCGGCCTCGCCGTCTGCGGAGCGGCGTACGACGGCGTCGGCATCCCTGCCTGCATCGCGAGCGCCGACGCGGCCGTGGACAAGGTCACCGGCGACCGCGCCGGACTGACGGACGCGCTGATCGCGAACCCGGTGCAGAGCCTCCACGGCGGAGCGGGAGAATAG
- a CDS encoding DUF4142 domain-containing protein, which translates to MRRINGTALVIVALVGTLGALAFPVWSYADRAGTGEANLAAGTVPTQWGPLTATDRDLIVRVRLAGLWELPAAQQALERAPNEATKEAADHLIVGHTDLDKRVRGIARNLGVELPNQPNEQQQGWLNQMTAASDQDYVKVWANLLRSAHGKIFPAIGAVRNQTRNTLVRQLASDANQTVLDHITVLEKTGAVDFDAIANDSVAGSTASPSGPPPPAAGVTPSSAPPVEANGNIDTTSRPSPGAPGTVNTSRPDPEDPDATPTATP; encoded by the coding sequence TTGCGGCGTATCAACGGTACGGCCCTCGTCATCGTGGCACTCGTCGGCACACTGGGCGCGCTGGCATTCCCCGTGTGGTCGTACGCCGACCGCGCCGGTACGGGGGAGGCGAACCTCGCAGCCGGGACCGTACCGACACAGTGGGGGCCGCTGACCGCCACCGACCGCGATCTGATCGTCCGGGTGCGCCTGGCCGGTCTGTGGGAGCTGCCGGCGGCGCAGCAGGCACTTGAGCGTGCCCCCAACGAGGCGACGAAGGAGGCGGCCGACCACCTGATCGTCGGCCACACCGACCTCGACAAGCGGGTCCGGGGCATCGCGCGGAACCTCGGCGTCGAGCTGCCGAACCAGCCGAACGAGCAGCAGCAGGGCTGGCTGAACCAGATGACCGCGGCGTCCGATCAGGACTACGTGAAGGTGTGGGCCAACCTCCTGCGGTCCGCGCACGGCAAGATCTTCCCGGCGATCGGGGCGGTGCGGAACCAGACGCGCAACACCCTGGTGCGGCAGCTCGCCTCGGACGCCAACCAGACCGTGCTCGACCACATCACGGTCCTGGAGAAGACCGGCGCGGTCGACTTCGACGCGATCGCCAACGACTCGGTGGCCGGATCGACGGCCAGCCCGTCCGGTCCTCCGCCGCCGGCCGCCGGGGTGACCCCGAGTTCGGCGCCGCCCGTGGAGGCGAACGGGAACATCGACACCACGTCGAGGCCCTCTCCGGGGGCGCCGGGCACGGTCAACACGAGCCGTCCGGATCCCGAGGACCCGGACGCCACGCCCACGGCCACGCCGTAG